A DNA window from Brenneria izadpanahii contains the following coding sequences:
- the murA gene encoding UDP-N-acetylglucosamine 1-carboxyvinyltransferase encodes MDKFRVQGPTRLTGEVTISGAKNAALPILFAALLAEEPVEIQNVPKLRDIDTTMKLLSQLGARVERNGSVHVDASEVNVFCAPYDLVKTMRASIWALGPLVARFGQGQVSLPGGCAIGARPVDLHISGLEQLGAEITLEEGYVKASVNGRLKGAHIVMDKVSVGATVTIMSAATLAEGTTIIENAAREPEIVDTANFLNTLGAKISGAGSDKVIIEGVARLGGGVYRVLPDRIETGTFLVAAAISGGKVVCRHTRPDTLDAVLAKLREAGADIETGEDWISLDMHGRRPKAVTVRTAPHPGFPTDMQAQFSLLNLVAEGTGVITETIFENRFMHVPELIRMGAQAEIESNTVICHGVEKLSGAQVMATDLRASASLVLAGCIAEGVTVVDRIYHIDRGYERIEAKLRALGANIERVKESD; translated from the coding sequence ATGGATAAATTTCGTGTGCAGGGGCCAACCCGGCTCACTGGTGAAGTCACCATTTCCGGAGCCAAGAACGCAGCTCTGCCCATCCTGTTTGCCGCCTTGCTCGCGGAAGAGCCGGTAGAAATCCAGAATGTGCCGAAGCTGAGAGACATTGATACGACAATGAAGCTGCTCAGTCAGTTGGGCGCGCGCGTTGAGCGTAATGGTTCGGTACACGTTGACGCCAGCGAGGTTAACGTATTCTGCGCGCCTTATGATTTAGTGAAAACCATGCGCGCGTCCATCTGGGCTTTGGGGCCATTGGTGGCGCGTTTTGGGCAGGGGCAGGTTTCATTACCCGGCGGCTGCGCCATCGGCGCGCGTCCGGTTGATTTGCATATCAGCGGTCTTGAACAGCTTGGTGCGGAAATCACTCTGGAAGAGGGCTACGTCAAGGCTTCGGTGAATGGGCGTCTGAAAGGGGCGCACATCGTCATGGATAAGGTCAGCGTGGGCGCCACGGTGACAATCATGAGCGCCGCAACGCTGGCCGAAGGAACCACCATTATTGAAAACGCGGCGCGCGAGCCGGAAATCGTCGATACGGCGAACTTCCTGAATACGCTGGGCGCGAAAATCAGCGGCGCGGGCAGCGACAAAGTAATCATTGAAGGCGTCGCGCGGTTGGGCGGCGGCGTATACCGCGTTCTGCCGGACCGTATCGAAACCGGGACATTCCTGGTCGCCGCGGCGATTTCAGGCGGCAAAGTGGTCTGCCGTCATACCCGTCCCGATACGTTGGATGCGGTGCTGGCGAAACTGCGTGAAGCGGGGGCGGATATCGAAACCGGCGAGGATTGGATTAGTCTTGATATGCATGGACGACGTCCGAAAGCGGTGACTGTTCGCACCGCGCCCCATCCTGGTTTCCCGACCGATATGCAGGCGCAGTTCAGCCTGTTGAATCTGGTTGCCGAAGGAACCGGCGTGATTACCGAAACGATTTTTGAAAACCGCTTCATGCACGTGCCGGAGCTGATCCGCATGGGCGCTCAGGCGGAAATTGAAAGCAATACGGTAATTTGCCACGGCGTGGAAAAACTGTCCGGCGCGCAGGTTATGGCGACGGACTTACGCGCATCGGCCAGTCTGGTGCTGGCTGGCTGCATTGCCGAAGGCGTGACGGTGGTCGATCGCATTTACCATATCGATCGCGGCTACGAGCGCATTGAAGCCAAGCTGCGCGCGCTGGGCGCGAATATCGAACGCGTCAAAGAAAGCGACTAG
- a CDS encoding calcium/sodium antiporter yields the protein MLFATVLLIVGLVLLVYGADRLVYGAAALARSFGISPLVIGITIVGFGTSLPELIVSVTAALNHQIDMAVGNVLGSNIANILLILGSAALIRPLTVHSELLRREFPLMLLVTVLCGFLLHDSYLSRTDGVLLLIAAGLFILLMFKMTRLAQQEGSDSLTREQLAELPQEDSNQTVAILWLILGLIILPMAARIVIDNATVIARHFNISELTIGLTVLAIGTSLPELATAIVGTLKKEDDIALGNLIGSNIFNIVIVLGVPALLSPGGVNPLAFQRDYWVMLGASALLTALCLSRKRRIGQGAGALLLCAFAAYLSVLFFFS from the coding sequence ATGCTTTTTGCAACCGTACTCTTGATCGTTGGTTTAGTATTGCTGGTCTATGGCGCCGATCGCCTGGTCTATGGCGCCGCGGCTCTCGCGCGTTCTTTTGGCATATCCCCGCTGGTTATCGGCATAACTATCGTGGGTTTCGGTACATCCCTGCCCGAACTGATAGTGTCCGTCACGGCCGCGTTAAACCATCAGATCGATATGGCCGTGGGTAACGTTCTGGGCTCCAATATCGCGAATATTCTGTTGATCCTCGGCAGCGCCGCGCTGATTCGCCCTCTAACGGTTCATTCCGAACTGCTGCGCCGCGAATTTCCGCTTATGCTGTTGGTCACCGTTTTATGCGGCTTTCTGCTGCATGATAGCTACCTGAGCCGCACGGACGGCGTGCTGCTGTTGATCGCCGCCGGACTATTTATATTACTGATGTTCAAAATGACGCGGCTGGCTCAACAGGAAGGCTCCGATAGCCTGACCAGGGAACAATTGGCGGAATTGCCGCAGGAAGACAGCAATCAGACGGTCGCCATCTTGTGGCTTATCCTCGGCTTGATTATTCTGCCGATGGCCGCTCGTATTGTAATCGACAACGCCACCGTAATAGCCCGCCACTTTAATATCAGCGAACTGACCATCGGCCTGACCGTGCTGGCGATTGGCACCAGCCTGCCGGAGTTGGCGACGGCGATTGTTGGCACGCTGAAAAAAGAAGATGATATTGCGTTGGGCAATCTGATTGGCTCGAATATTTTTAATATCGTGATCGTTCTGGGCGTTCCGGCGCTGCTGTCTCCGGGAGGCGTCAATCCACTCGCATTCCAGCGCGATTACTGGGTCATGCTGGGAGCCAGCGCGCTGTTGACCGCGCTTTGCCTCAGCAGGAAACGCCGCATCGGACAGGGCGCCGGCGCGCTGTTATTATGCGCTTTCGCCGCTTACCTGTCGGTGTTGTTCTTTTTTTCCTAA
- the degS gene encoding outer membrane-stress sensor serine endopeptidase DegS — translation MLVKLFRSVLIGVIVAGLLLFALPALRSNTPLLQGGNDNSDKSAEDAPLSYYHGVRRAAPAVVNVYNRVPSPEQPNELNVQTLGSGVIMSENGYILTNKHVINNAQQILVALQDGRLFEAMVVGSDSLTDLAVLQVSGVNLPVIPINPNRTAHIGDVVMAIGNPYNLGQTITQGIISATGRVGLSAAGDNRQNGRQNLLQTDASINRGNSGGALVNTLGELVGINTLSFDKSNDGETPEGISFAIPVALATKVMGKLIRDGRVIRGYIGINGIQLENLDKQDIVHEQGRMSGILVKTVDPGGPADKAGIQVNDILLSVNNKPTSSVIETMDQVAELHPGTVIPVTIERDKKTITLNMTIQEFPVN, via the coding sequence ATGCTTGTTAAGTTATTCCGTTCCGTATTGATTGGAGTGATCGTCGCCGGCCTTCTGCTATTCGCGCTGCCGGCACTGCGATCAAATACGCCGTTGCTTCAAGGCGGTAATGATAATAGCGACAAATCCGCCGAAGACGCGCCGTTAAGCTATTACCACGGCGTGCGCCGGGCCGCGCCCGCCGTGGTAAATGTTTATAACCGAGTTCCCAGTCCAGAGCAGCCGAACGAGCTCAATGTTCAAACTCTCGGCTCCGGCGTGATCATGAGCGAAAACGGCTACATTCTAACCAACAAGCATGTCATTAATAACGCGCAACAAATTCTGGTGGCGCTGCAAGACGGCCGGCTCTTTGAAGCGATGGTTGTTGGTTCGGACAGCTTGACCGATCTGGCCGTACTGCAAGTCAGCGGCGTCAATCTGCCCGTCATTCCGATTAACCCCAACCGCACGGCGCATATCGGTGATGTGGTGATGGCGATTGGCAACCCCTATAACCTGGGGCAGACCATCACACAAGGGATCATCAGCGCCACCGGCCGCGTCGGGCTTAGCGCCGCCGGAGATAACCGTCAGAACGGCCGGCAAAATCTTCTACAGACCGATGCATCGATTAACCGGGGCAACTCAGGCGGCGCGCTGGTGAATACGCTGGGCGAACTGGTCGGCATCAATACCTTGTCTTTTGATAAAAGCAACGACGGAGAAACGCCGGAAGGCATCAGCTTCGCCATTCCCGTCGCTCTGGCGACCAAGGTCATGGGCAAACTTATCCGCGATGGCCGAGTCATCCGCGGTTATATCGGCATTAACGGCATACAGTTGGAAAATCTCGACAAGCAGGATATTGTGCATGAACAGGGAAGAATGAGCGGGATTCTGGTTAAAACCGTCGATCCGGGCGGGCCTGCGGATAAAGCGGGGATTCAGGTTAATGATATTCTGCTGAGCGTTAACAACAAGCCGACCAGTTCCGTCATCGAAACCATGGATCAGGTAGCGGAATTACATCCGGGCACCGTCATTCCGGTGACTATCGAACGCGATAAAAAAACGATCACGCTGAATATGACGATTCAGGAATTTCCGGTTAACTAA
- the degQ gene encoding serine endoprotease DegQ, whose translation MKKKSLLFSALAMSMSLSLLSLPTAYATLPAAVPGQQQLPSLAPMLEKVLPAVVSVHIEGTRTQSQRVPEEFKFFFGPNIPQDKQSSRPFAGLGSGVIIDAAKGYVLTNNHVINNADKIRVQLNDGREYDAKLIGRDEQSDIALLQLADAKNLVEIKMADSDRLRVGDFAVAVGNPFGLGQTATSGIISALGRSGLNLEGLENFIQTDASINRGNSGGALVNLNGELIGINTAILAPGGGNIGIGFAIPSNMAQNLAQQLVEFGEVRRGLLGIKGSEMTSEMAKAFKVDVQRGAFVSEVLPQSAAAKAGIKAGDVLTSLDGKPIGSFAELRAKIGTTAPGKTVKVGLLRDGKQMEVSVVLDNNNTTTTSAETLYPALQGASLTNGQLKNGSKGVQIENVTKDSPAAQLGLQKDDVIIGVNRERVENITQLRKILEAKPSVLALNIVRGDETIYLLLR comes from the coding sequence ATGAAGAAAAAATCTTTATTATTTAGCGCATTGGCCATGAGCATGAGCCTCTCCTTGTTATCGCTCCCAACTGCTTACGCTACTCTGCCTGCGGCCGTTCCGGGGCAACAGCAGCTTCCCAGTCTGGCTCCCATGCTGGAAAAGGTCTTGCCCGCGGTGGTCAGCGTGCATATCGAAGGCACCAGAACGCAGAGCCAGCGCGTGCCGGAAGAGTTCAAATTCTTCTTTGGCCCCAATATTCCGCAAGATAAGCAGAGCTCCCGGCCTTTCGCCGGATTGGGTTCCGGTGTGATTATCGATGCGGCGAAAGGCTATGTTCTGACCAATAATCACGTCATTAATAACGCCGACAAAATCCGCGTACAGCTGAATGACGGTCGTGAATACGACGCCAAACTGATCGGCCGTGACGAGCAAAGCGATATCGCCCTGCTCCAGTTAGCCGATGCCAAAAACCTCGTTGAAATCAAAATGGCGGACTCCGATCGCTTGCGCGTCGGCGATTTCGCCGTTGCCGTGGGAAACCCCTTCGGACTTGGGCAAACGGCGACATCAGGCATTATCTCGGCGCTGGGCCGCAGCGGATTGAATCTGGAAGGGCTGGAAAACTTCATCCAGACGGATGCTTCAATTAACCGGGGCAACTCCGGCGGCGCGCTGGTTAACCTGAATGGCGAACTGATCGGTATCAATACCGCCATCCTGGCTCCCGGCGGCGGCAATATCGGCATTGGCTTCGCCATCCCCAGTAATATGGCGCAGAACCTGGCTCAGCAGTTGGTTGAGTTTGGCGAGGTAAGGCGCGGTCTTCTGGGCATCAAAGGCAGCGAAATGACCTCCGAGATGGCGAAAGCCTTCAAGGTCGACGTGCAACGAGGCGCCTTCGTCAGCGAAGTGCTGCCGCAATCCGCCGCGGCCAAAGCCGGCATCAAAGCGGGCGACGTGCTGACATCGCTGGACGGCAAACCGATCGGCAGCTTCGCCGAACTGCGAGCCAAGATCGGCACAACGGCGCCGGGTAAGACCGTGAAGGTCGGCCTGTTGCGCGACGGGAAACAGATGGAGGTCAGCGTTGTGCTGGATAACAACAACACGACTACGACCAGCGCGGAAACGCTATACCCGGCCTTACAGGGCGCTTCGCTGACTAACGGTCAGTTGAAAAACGGCAGCAAAGGCGTTCAGATTGAGAACGTAACCAAAGATTCGCCGGCCGCTCAGTTAGGTTTGCAGAAAGACGACGTCATTATCGGCGTTAACCGTGAGCGGGTAGAAAATATCACTCAATTGCGTAAAATTCTGGAAGCCAAACCGTCCGTTCTTGCACTGAACATCGTGCGCGGCGACGAAACAATTTATCTGCTATTACGTTAA
- the mlaE gene encoding lipid asymmetry maintenance ABC transporter permease subunit MlaE, translating to MFLQALASLGRQGISTCASFGRAGLMLFNALVGRPEFRKQWPQLIKQLYSVGVQSLLIIMVSGLFIGMVLGLQGYLVLTTYSAEASLGMMVALSLLRELGPVVTALLFAGRAGSALTAEIGLMKATEQLSSMEMMAVDPLRRVVAPRFWAGVISMPLLTIIFVAIGIWGGALVGVDWKGIDSGFFWSAMQGAVEWRQDMLNCLIKSVVFAITVTWIALFNGYDAIPTSEGISRATTRTVVHSSLAVLGLDFVLTALMFGN from the coding sequence ATGTTTTTACAGGCATTGGCGTCGCTGGGACGTCAGGGAATTTCTACCTGCGCTTCTTTTGGCCGTGCCGGGCTGATGCTGTTTAATGCATTGGTGGGCAGGCCTGAATTCAGGAAACAGTGGCCGCAGCTCATCAAACAGCTTTATAGCGTCGGGGTGCAGTCGCTGCTGATTATTATGGTGTCCGGCCTGTTTATCGGCATGGTGCTGGGGCTGCAGGGTTATCTTGTCCTGACCACCTATAGCGCCGAAGCCAGTCTGGGTATGATGGTCGCCCTATCATTGCTGCGCGAGCTTGGCCCGGTCGTCACGGCGTTGCTGTTCGCCGGTCGCGCCGGCTCGGCGCTGACGGCGGAAATCGGCCTGATGAAGGCCACCGAACAGCTTTCCAGTATGGAAATGATGGCGGTCGATCCGCTTAGACGCGTGGTGGCCCCGCGTTTTTGGGCCGGCGTAATCAGCATGCCGCTGCTGACGATCATCTTCGTCGCCATCGGTATCTGGGGCGGGGCGCTGGTCGGCGTTGACTGGAAAGGCATAGACAGCGGATTTTTCTGGTCGGCCATGCAAGGGGCCGTCGAGTGGCGGCAGGACATGTTGAACTGCTTGATTAAAAGCGTGGTTTTCGCCATCACCGTGACCTGGATTGCGCTGTTTAATGGCTATGATGCGATTCCTACTTCAGAAGGGATCAGCCGTGCAACGACCCGTACCGTCGTGCATTCATCATTAGCGGTATTGGGATTGGATTTTGTGCTGACAGCACTGATGTTTGGGAACTGA
- the mlaD gene encoding outer membrane lipid asymmetry maintenance protein MlaD has product MQTKKNEIWVGVFMLIALFAIIFLCLRVADLKSIGSESTYRLYATFDNIGGLKTRSPIRIGGVVIGRVADITLDEKTYLPRVAMDIEQRYDHIPDTSSLAIRTSGLLGEQYLALNIGFEDEEMGTAILKDGGVIQDTKSAMVLEDLIGQFLYKSGGNNEDNAGQGNSAPAADAAPAPQSQPVTSHP; this is encoded by the coding sequence ATGCAAACAAAGAAAAATGAAATTTGGGTTGGCGTATTTATGCTGATTGCGCTGTTCGCCATTATCTTTTTGTGTCTGAGAGTGGCCGACCTCAAGTCAATCGGCAGCGAGTCCACCTATCGTTTATACGCGACGTTTGACAATATCGGCGGGTTGAAGACCCGTTCGCCGATAAGGATCGGCGGCGTGGTGATAGGCCGGGTTGCGGATATTACGCTTGATGAGAAAACGTACCTTCCCCGCGTGGCGATGGATATCGAGCAACGTTACGACCATATTCCGGATACCAGTTCTCTGGCAATCCGCACCTCCGGCCTGTTGGGCGAACAGTATCTGGCATTGAATATCGGTTTTGAGGATGAAGAGATGGGAACGGCGATCCTGAAAGACGGCGGCGTCATTCAGGACACTAAATCAGCCATGGTGCTGGAGGATCTCATCGGTCAATTCTTATATAAGAGCGGCGGCAATAACGAGGATAATGCCGGGCAGGGGAATTCGGCTCCGGCCGCAGACGCCGCGCCTGCGCCTCAGAGCCAACCCGTTACTTCACATCCATAA
- the kdsC gene encoding 3-deoxy-manno-octulosonate-8-phosphatase KdsC: protein MNETGAQTDTCYGPVDRQVLDKAREIRLLICDVDGVLSDGLIYMGNQGEELKAFNVRDGYGIRCLLTSGIEVAIITGRSANMLVDRCETLGISHLYQGQSDKILAFNDLLDKLSVNASQAAYIGDDLIDWPVMSQVGLSVAVADAHPMLLPRADYVTRIAGGRGAVRELCDLILLSQDKLEDAKGLSI from the coding sequence ATGAATGAAACCGGGGCGCAAACCGATACCTGCTATGGACCTGTCGATCGTCAGGTGCTGGATAAAGCCCGTGAAATTCGTCTGCTGATTTGCGATGTCGATGGCGTACTGTCTGACGGCTTGATTTACATGGGCAATCAGGGAGAGGAACTGAAAGCGTTTAACGTCCGGGATGGCTACGGCATCCGCTGTTTGCTGACATCCGGGATCGAGGTGGCCATCATTACCGGCCGATCGGCCAACATGCTGGTCGATCGCTGTGAAACGCTGGGGATCTCGCATCTTTACCAGGGACAATCGGACAAGATTTTGGCCTTCAACGATCTGTTGGATAAACTGTCGGTGAATGCCAGCCAGGCGGCCTATATCGGCGATGATCTGATCGACTGGCCGGTAATGTCTCAAGTGGGGCTGAGCGTTGCCGTCGCGGATGCGCATCCTATGCTGCTGCCGCGGGCGGACTACGTCACTCGCATCGCAGGCGGGCGCGGCGCGGTTCGTGAACTTTGCGATTTAATTCTGCTCTCACAAGATAAGCTGGAAGATGCCAAAGGGTTGTCGATATGA
- the ibaG gene encoding BolA family protein, producing MENNEIKDVLMNALALEEAHVSGDGSHFQVIAVGELFAGMSRVKKQQAVYTPLMEYIADNRIHALSIKAYTPEEWQRDRKLNGF from the coding sequence ATGGAAAATAATGAAATTAAAGATGTGCTGATGAACGCATTAGCACTGGAAGAAGCCCACGTATCGGGCGATGGCAGCCACTTTCAGGTCATTGCTGTAGGTGAACTGTTCGCCGGCATGAGTCGGGTGAAGAAACAGCAGGCCGTTTATACTCCTCTGATGGAGTATATCGCGGATAACCGCATCCACGCCCTGTCGATCAAGGCTTACACGCCGGAAGAATGGCAGCGCGACCGTAAGCTTAATGGTTTTTAA
- the mlaB gene encoding lipid asymmetry maintenance protein MlaB — protein MDNALSWQSQQSTLVLSGGLNRETLLPLWQQRDMLLADKTTLDVSGLSRVDSAGLALLIHFYYQRSLKGGELKIVGAGDRLKTLIALYNLDEIIPVEPAV, from the coding sequence ATGGATAATGCACTGAGCTGGCAATCGCAGCAATCAACGCTGGTTTTATCGGGCGGACTGAACCGTGAAACGTTGCTGCCGCTCTGGCAGCAGCGCGACATGTTGCTGGCCGATAAGACAACGCTGGATGTGTCCGGGCTGAGCCGGGTTGATTCCGCCGGGCTGGCCTTGTTGATTCATTTTTATTACCAGCGTTCCCTGAAAGGGGGAGAATTGAAGATAGTCGGGGCAGGCGACCGGCTAAAGACGCTGATAGCGTTGTATAACCTGGATGAAATCATTCCTGTTGAACCGGCCGTATAG
- the lptC gene encoding LPS export ABC transporter periplasmic protein LptC yields the protein MSKTKRWLTALLALLVLILIGWNLTDQDTEPQSDTPTDATPVYTSEKTTTLVYSPAGKLSYRLIADKAEYFDDEQLSWFTTPVATLFNDQGTATWSVRADRAKLTKEKMLYLYGHVEVNSLTNDSQLERIKTDNAQVNLVTQDVSSDDEVTLYGASFTSNGMKMRGNLREKTAELIEKVKTSYEIQNNK from the coding sequence ATGAGTAAAACAAAGCGTTGGCTGACAGCCTTACTGGCGCTGCTGGTGCTTATTTTGATCGGCTGGAATTTAACCGATCAGGATACCGAGCCGCAGTCGGATACCCCGACGGATGCGACGCCGGTTTATACCAGCGAGAAAACCACGACGCTGGTTTACAGCCCGGCCGGCAAACTGAGCTATCGACTGATTGCAGATAAAGCGGAGTATTTCGATGACGAGCAGCTCAGTTGGTTTACAACCCCCGTCGCTACGCTGTTCAACGACCAGGGGACGGCCACCTGGTCGGTGCGCGCCGATCGCGCCAAGCTGACCAAAGAAAAAATGCTCTACCTGTATGGCCACGTCGAGGTCAACAGTCTGACGAATGATTCACAGTTGGAGCGGATTAAAACCGACAACGCCCAGGTCAATCTGGTAACGCAGGATGTCTCTTCCGACGACGAGGTTACCCTGTATGGCGCCAGTTTCACCTCTAACGGGATGAAAATGCGTGGTAATCTGCGTGAAAAAACAGCCGAGTTGATCGAAAAGGTAAAAACCTCCTATGAAATCCAAAACAATAAATAA
- the mlaF gene encoding phospholipid ABC transporter ATP-binding protein MlaF, with protein MDHETTNLVEIRGLNFRRGKRQIFTDITLSVPKGKVTAIMGPSGIGKTTLLRLIGGQIRPDSGEIWFDGDNIPALSRSELYESRKKMSMLFQSGALFTDLNVFDNVAWPLREHSRLPEPLLYSTVMMKLEAVGLRGAASLMPAELSGGMARRAALARAIALDPQLIMFDEPFVGQDPITMGTLVKLIDELNHALGVTCIVVSHDVPEVMSIADYAYIIAEQQVVAEGTAAQLQMNDDSRVRQFLDGVADGPVPFRYPAGDYKTALLGLSGG; from the coding sequence ATGGACCATGAGACTACTAATCTGGTTGAAATTCGCGGTCTGAACTTTAGGCGCGGGAAACGGCAGATTTTCACAGATATTACGCTCAGCGTCCCCAAGGGGAAGGTTACCGCAATTATGGGGCCCTCCGGCATTGGTAAAACGACATTGCTGCGTTTGATTGGCGGACAGATACGGCCGGATAGCGGCGAGATCTGGTTTGACGGCGACAACATTCCGGCGCTTTCACGCTCTGAACTGTATGAATCCCGTAAAAAAATGAGCATGTTGTTTCAATCCGGCGCGCTCTTTACCGATTTGAACGTGTTCGATAATGTCGCCTGGCCGCTGCGCGAGCACAGCCGTTTGCCGGAGCCGCTGCTGTACAGCACCGTTATGATGAAGCTGGAGGCCGTGGGGCTGCGCGGCGCTGCCTCGCTGATGCCCGCGGAGCTTTCCGGCGGGATGGCGCGCCGCGCCGCGCTGGCGCGGGCGATTGCGCTCGATCCGCAACTGATTATGTTTGATGAGCCTTTCGTCGGTCAGGATCCGATAACCATGGGAACGCTGGTGAAGCTGATTGATGAACTGAATCATGCATTGGGCGTCACCTGTATCGTCGTTTCACATGATGTGCCGGAAGTGATGAGCATTGCCGACTACGCTTACATCATCGCCGAGCAGCAGGTCGTCGCCGAAGGAACGGCGGCGCAATTGCAAATGAACGATGACTCCCGCGTACGCCAGTTTCTGGATGGCGTTGCGGATGGCCCGGTTCCTTTCCGCTATCCGGCGGGCGACTATAAAACCGCGCTGCTAGGTTTATCTGGGGGTTAA
- the mlaC gene encoding phospholipid-binding protein MlaC: MFKRLLIVALLAVAPLASAADQTNPYRLMNEAAEKTFTRLKTEQPRIRQNPDYLRNVVREELLPYVQIRYAGALVLGRYYKEATPAQRDAYFKAFEAYLEQAYGQALALYHGQTYQIAPEQPLGDANIIAIRVTIIDSGGRPPVRLDFQWRKNTQTGNWQAYDMIAEGVSMITTKQNEWAATLRQKGVDGLTQQLEAAAKQPITLDKQN; the protein is encoded by the coding sequence ATGTTTAAACGTTTACTGATAGTGGCTTTGCTGGCGGTTGCGCCATTGGCCAGCGCCGCGGATCAAACGAATCCTTACCGCCTGATGAATGAAGCGGCGGAAAAAACTTTTACCCGCCTGAAAACCGAGCAGCCGCGCATCAGGCAGAATCCTGACTATCTGCGTAACGTTGTACGCGAAGAACTTCTGCCGTATGTGCAGATCAGATATGCCGGCGCGTTGGTTCTGGGCCGTTACTATAAAGAGGCCACGCCGGCGCAACGCGATGCCTATTTCAAGGCTTTTGAAGCCTATCTGGAACAGGCTTACGGCCAGGCTCTGGCGCTATATCACGGGCAGACCTATCAGATCGCGCCCGAACAGCCGTTGGGAGACGCCAATATAATCGCCATCCGCGTGACGATTATCGATAGCGGCGGCCGTCCGCCGGTTCGTCTTGATTTCCAATGGCGCAAAAATACGCAAACCGGCAACTGGCAGGCTTACGACATGATTGCCGAAGGCGTCAGCATGATTACCACCAAGCAAAATGAATGGGCGGCGACATTGCGTCAGAAAGGCGTCGATGGCCTGACTCAGCAGTTGGAAGCCGCCGCAAAACAACCGATTACGCTGGATAAGCAAAACTAA
- the kdsD gene encoding arabinose-5-phosphate isomerase KdsD gives MSHFELQPGFDFQQAGKQVLNIERDGLAQLDQYIDDNFTQACEKIFYCQGKVVVMGMGKSGHVGCKMAATFASTGTPAFFVHPGEASHGDLGMVTPHDIVIAISNSGESNEILSLIPVLKRQKVFLICMTGNPESTMGKAADIHLCVHVPQEACPLGLAPTSSTTATLVMGDAMAVALLQARGFTAEDFALSHPGGALGRKLLLRVSDIMHSGDEIPHVPLEASLRDALLEITRKNLGMTVICDEEMNIQGIFTDGDLRRIFDMNIDLNSARIADVMTAGGIRVTPQTLAVEALNLMQSRHITSLLVAENDRLLGIVHMHDMLRAGVV, from the coding sequence ATGTCACATTTTGAACTACAACCCGGTTTTGATTTTCAGCAAGCTGGCAAACAGGTGCTGAACATCGAACGCGACGGGCTGGCGCAGCTTGACCAATACATCGACGACAACTTCACCCAGGCCTGTGAAAAAATATTCTACTGCCAGGGGAAAGTGGTGGTGATGGGCATGGGGAAATCCGGCCATGTCGGCTGCAAGATGGCCGCCACCTTCGCCAGCACCGGCACCCCGGCGTTTTTCGTCCATCCCGGAGAAGCCAGCCACGGCGATCTGGGGATGGTCACGCCGCACGATATTGTGATCGCCATTTCCAACTCCGGCGAATCCAATGAGATTTTGTCGCTGATCCCGGTATTGAAACGCCAGAAAGTGTTCCTGATCTGCATGACGGGCAACCCTGAAAGCACGATGGGAAAAGCCGCCGACATTCATCTGTGCGTTCACGTTCCGCAGGAAGCCTGCCCGCTCGGACTGGCGCCCACCAGCAGTACGACGGCGACGCTGGTGATGGGCGACGCCATGGCGGTGGCGCTATTACAGGCGCGCGGTTTTACCGCCGAAGATTTCGCCTTATCCCATCCCGGCGGCGCGCTGGGCCGCAAACTGCTGTTGCGCGTCAGCGATATCATGCATTCGGGCGACGAAATCCCGCACGTTCCCCTGGAGGCCTCTCTGCGCGACGCGCTGTTGGAAATTACGCGCAAAAATCTGGGGATGACGGTAATCTGCGACGAGGAGATGAATATCCAGGGCATCTTCACCGATGGCGACCTGCGCAGAATTTTCGACATGAATATTGACTTGAACAGCGCCCGCATTGCTGATGTTATGACCGCGGGCGGCATTCGCGTTACGCCGCAAACGCTGGCGGTGGAAGCCCTGAATCTGATGCAATCCCGCCATATTACGTCGCTGCTGGTCGCGGAGAACGACCGGCTGCTCGGTATCGTTCACATGCACGATATGCTGCGTGCCGGCGTCGTGTGA